From a region of the Rathayibacter sp. VKM Ac-2804 genome:
- a CDS encoding single-stranded DNA-binding protein, producing the protein MAGETIITVVGNLTADPELRYTQGGLAVANFTIASTPRTFDRQANDWKDGDALFLRASVWREFAENVAGTLTKGMRVIATGRLKQRSYETKEGEKRTSIELEIDEIGPSLRYATAQVTRAAGGKAASRPVSGAQPGPDGGSQEQWASSAPAADAAWTTPGSYNDETPF; encoded by the coding sequence ATGGCAGGCGAAACGATCATCACCGTCGTCGGCAATCTGACCGCCGACCCCGAGCTGCGCTACACGCAGGGCGGCCTCGCCGTGGCGAACTTCACGATCGCCTCGACGCCGCGCACCTTCGACCGGCAGGCGAACGACTGGAAGGACGGCGACGCCCTCTTCCTCCGCGCGTCCGTCTGGCGTGAGTTCGCCGAGAACGTCGCCGGGACGCTGACGAAGGGCATGCGCGTCATCGCGACGGGTCGCCTCAAGCAGCGCTCCTACGAGACGAAGGAGGGCGAGAAGCGCACGTCGATCGAGCTCGAGATCGACGAGATCGGCCCCTCGCTCCGCTACGCGACGGCGCAGGTCACCCGGGCGGCCGGCGGCAAGGCGGCGAGCCGGCCGGTGTCGGGCGCTCAGCCGGGCCCGGACGGCGGCTCGCAGGAGCAGTGGGCGTCGAGCGCGCCGGCCGCCGATGCCGCCTGGACGACTCCGGGCTCCTACAACGACGAAACCCCGTTCTAG